The following nucleotide sequence is from Heterodontus francisci isolate sHetFra1 unplaced genomic scaffold, sHetFra1.hap1 HAP1_SCAFFOLD_419, whole genome shotgun sequence.
AGAAAGGCGCCGGAGTTCAGCAAATACTCTAAAGGGGGAGGAAAGCACTTGTGGGAGATAAACCTGTCTGTCTATctcagtgtctttctgtctctcggactatctgcgagtttctgtgtctctttgtgcgtctctgcatctatctatctgtctatctgtctatcgatCTGTATCTATCTATGTCTATCTATCTTTCCATCTATCTACGTGTCTATCAATCTATCTATAAATCTATCTGtatctatctatctttgtgtttacctgtctgtctgtctgtctctctgtctctatctatctatctgtatcTATCAATCCATCTGTATCTATCTATCGATCCATCTGTATCTATCTATTTATCGATCTCGCTGTCCATTTTTGGTTATTTGCACCatttatctatctatttatctcgatcatatatatatatttgtcaTCTCTGTCTCTCACAGTTTCATCTTCTTGCTCTCCTTCGACTCAGAGTACATCAATACATTATGAATTATTAAAAATGCTGCAGCAATGTGCTCAGATCCTTCTCGTTAAGGCAGCCTCTACCTGTAAAGAACAGATTCAGAGGTGGGGTAAATGGGCTCATGGTCCTGTTGAATGAGCTGTCGGTGGTATGTGACAAGAGTTACACATAGCTCCCTATTGTACATGTCCACGATGATTCATACAATGCAAAAGTGAGACACCTCCCCAGATAGGTCTCTCACTGGAACACCTGCCTCCTGACGGCGGTTTGAGCATCTGTTTAAAACAGTTAACCCACTTCTTCATGACACTGTCGCTTTTCAAAGTATCTAACATTTCACCCCAATGTAAAACACAGCCCTTGAATTGTCGTTTAGCACAGGGGAAATAACTTTTGATCTGCCGAATACAAACAAGCAACTTGATGTGtcttatatatttatagaatcatacagcagagccgaggccattcagcccatcgagcctggcccagcTGTTCGAAAGAGCTACCCTATACAACACCAATCAGACACAACCAACGAGAGCCAGATACAGACGGGAAGCAGTTCCTTATTCAAGCTCCTTCCGACCAGTGGGTGTTATTATTCTGTCATACCCAGAAGTGAGGGGTCAGAAGGAAACCCTGTTTCCAGTGCTGTCATTTCCGCTCTCTGCTTTATCTTCAGCCGCCTGATATTGGTTCATGAACAGATTCAGCCCCCAGTCTGCAGGATGCAGTTAGTCAAACTCTTCCTAATCGTCTGTTCTCTTCTTCCATGTAGGTATTCATTGTTCATAAAGATACCTGTGCTAAATACTTGCTGTGTTTTCATTCACTACTAACTTCTATCAAACTAGATTGATAAAACATCATTGCAGTCGATTTTCTGTCATTTCTTAAACTACATACTTTACTTTCACTGTAAATAATATTTACTTAATGAAATTTTTGACTGAATGAAAGTTACTTATATATTCGTGACGCTACTACAGCTATCTTTAACCGATAAGTTTGCCCTAATTCTGGGTTAATTTGTCTCTCTCATGTCACTTGCTACATTATTTTTCAGTCACTATATCTATCTGTTTATTATCTATATATCTACCAATATATCATTTAACTATATATTGTCTGCCTATATAGTTATCTAGTATTATCTAATTATCTATTTTGATAGTTATAGTTGGTTATCATATGTCACAATATGTTCTAAACTTTTTTAAACTATTCTCCTTATTTCTCAAGGCAAAACTCTAGCAGAGGTGATACACCAGTGGCCAACTCTGGTGGTGGTGAAGAGAGGTGAACCAGCAGAATTAAACTGTTACCAGAATGACAGTAGTAAGAGCGTTATGCTGTGGTATCGGCAGTATGCCGGGCAGGGGCTCACCCTAATGGGCTATTCTTACACTGGAAGCTCACCCACGTACGAAGGAAAATTTGAAGAGGAGGTGAAGATTATAAGGCCCGAGGACAAACGATGCAGCCTGAGGGTCCTCAAGGTTAAGGCTGTGGATGCGGCGGTGTATTACTGTGCAGCCAGGGAGCACAGCGCTGCAGACTGCCTTAGTGCCAGTACAAAAACCAACAGGGTGAACAACACAACTGACTGACATACAGGAGCAGTGACAATGGTTAATGTCTCTCCCTGCCTCACCGGCCGTTTTCCAAGCTGGTGATTCCCGGATTCCTGAACCTTCATCATGGGCTGAATGACAGGGAATAGCACAAGGtccgaggaacagagagagaaggaaagagagagatgtGTCTCAGATCCCCTGCAAAATTTCAAAGTCCTCGTCTACACCGTTTAATTTCTGGCACTGAGTATGTTAAAACTGAGTCACAGT
It contains:
- the LOC137359832 gene encoding uncharacterized protein; protein product: MLQQCAQILLVKAASTCKEQIQRWESYSRAEAIQPIEPGPAVRKSYPIQHQSDTTNESQIQTGSSSLFKLLPTSGCYYSVIPRSEGSEGNPVSSAVISALCFIFSRLILVHEQIQPPVCRMQLVKLFLIVCSLLPCKTLAEVIHQWPTLVVVKRGEPAELNCYQNDSSKSVMLWYRQYAGQGLTLMGYSYTGSSPTYEGKFEEEVKIIRPEDKRCSLRVLKVKAVDAAVYYCAAREHSAADCLSASTKTNRVNNTTD